From the Candidatus Melainabacteria bacterium genome, the window ACGTGCTTTCCGAGTTTGTATTTGAGTCCAAGTTTCTTCAAACGGCTGAAACTGTACTCAACATGACCTTGCTCGAAGGCTGGGCTCGACGGAGCGATAATGCCGACAGTGTCGCCTTCACGCAGTCTCTGGGGTTTCTTAAGCATAGGCATGTGTTAATTGTAGCCCATGAATTATGCCGATTTTGCCCATAAGTAGCCACTGTCCTTGGTATAGTTATGCGTGCAAAGCCTACGCAGCCAAGCAGCTTGACGTACTCACCGACAGCGTGGATTTATCGATGCTCAAGACGGAAACATCGCCCCAGACGCGAAAGAACGAATTCTCACTCTATACGGCTGAGCAGCGGAAGTGGCTTGACAAAGCACGCGCATTCGCCGATGCAGTGCCGCTCAGCGACGTAATCAAGTCAGACACGGAAAACACTTTCAGGCGCGACCTGTTCGAAGCAGCCTGCAAAGAGGGACTGGGCAGTCTGCCGTTCCCAACCACTTACGGCGGCTCCGGCGGTGATTATGTGAGTTTCTGCCTGGTCAATGAAGAATTCGGCAGGCGCTGCGTTCCCATTATGAGTTCGCTTGGCGTGCATGTGCTCTGCCAGGAGCCAGTCTTCAGGTTCGGCACAGAGGAACAAAAGCAGAAATATCTGGTTCCTTCATCGCAAGGCAAGTACCTGGCGGCTTTCGGTCTGACTGAGCCTGCAGCAGGTTCGGACACTGCAGCCATAGAGACATCGGCCAAGCTGGTCGGTAACGAGTACATCCTCAACGGGACCAAGACGTTCATAACCAGTGGCGGTTCAGCCGATTATTACATTGTGATGGCACGCTTGACTGATGTCGACGATGCGGGCATCACTTCTTTCATCGTTGAGAGAAATTTCCCCGGCTTTCAGATCGGTCAAAAGTTCGACATGCTGGGCATGCGTGGATACGCAACATGCGAAATCGTTTTCAACGACTGCAAAGTGCCGAAGGCAAATCTTCTTGGACCGCATGGTGCCGGGAGAAAAGTAGCGCTGTCGAGCCTTGGAAAAGGTCGCGTCACAATCGCGGCTCAATCGACAGGATGGGCGCAAGGGGCTCTTGAAGGGGCAATCGCAGCAGTCAAAGCCAAACCCGAAAGCGAGCGACAAGCACTTTATCATCTGATCGGTGAGCTGGCAGGCGAAGTTGAGGCTGGTCGCGTTTTGACTTATCAGGCCGCTGCGCGAATTGACCAGGGCGATCCTGACGTGACAGTTGCAGCGATGGCGAAAATTCGTGCGACTGACGCTGCCATGCGAGTTTCAACTGAAGCGATATCAATTGCAGGCTTAGCTGGAATGGATCCAGAGAAGTTGTTGGAACGCATTTTCAGAGATGCTAAAGCCGGACAAATTTACGAAGGAACAAACCAGATTCAACGAATGTTGATTGCACGCTCACTGCTCAAGTAGGTTATGACTCAGTCTGATTTAAACCAGGTGATTGCTGAACCGGCTGTTCCCATGCCGCTTGATCTGGCGCAGGAATTCAGCAGCAAACGTCAGGCTGCAGAGACAGCGATTAAGGGGCTTATCGCTGCAGCGATAGTGAACGTGCTGGCCATCATCGCTTTGATCATATTCGTAGAACCGCTTTT encodes:
- a CDS encoding acyl-CoA dehydrogenase, yielding MPILPISSHCPWYSYACKAYAAKQLDVLTDSVDLSMLKTETSPQTRKNEFSLYTAEQRKWLDKARAFADAVPLSDVIKSDTENTFRRDLFEAACKEGLGSLPFPTTYGGSGGDYVSFCLVNEEFGRRCVPIMSSLGVHVLCQEPVFRFGTEEQKQKYLVPSSQGKYLAAFGLTEPAAGSDTAAIETSAKLVGNEYILNGTKTFITSGGSADYYIVMARLTDVDDAGITSFIVERNFPGFQIGQKFDMLGMRGYATCEIVFNDCKVPKANLLGPHGAGRKVALSSLGKGRVTIAAQSTGWAQGALEGAIAAVKAKPESERQALYHLIGELAGEVEAGRVLTYQAAARIDQGDPDVTVAAMAKIRATDAAMRVSTEAISIAGLAGMDPEKLLERIFRDAKAGQIYEGTNQIQRMLIARSLLK